From a single Desulfuribacillus stibiiarsenatis genomic region:
- the preA gene encoding NAD-dependent dihydropyrimidine dehydrogenase subunit PreA gives MVDLSLEFCGVKYPNPFVLAAAPTTDHADMVARAFEAGWGGAVLKTTSVESEEINLAYPMMAGTDFEKRKLMALQNIDLISIYHVDVIEKSVKQLKKEFPDRVVVASIMGQKKEDWQELVRRLEIAGADMIECSFSCPHGMPEKGMGSTIGQSPELTERTARWIKEAAKKIPVVIKLTPQIADISASAAAVKASGADGVSAINTVKGIIGVDIDNFIPYPNVNGKSSIGGISGAAIKPVALRCVAEIAKKVDIPITATGGITTWQDAVEFLLMGARNLQLCTVVMQKGFGVIDELVDGLTGYMKRHGFQSVEEIVGKALPNLVEHSQLPRHHKALATVNHEICIKCGRCTIACYDGGHQAITRDADKRPIVDEQRCVGCGFCTTICPVPNCLTMKFL, from the coding sequence ATGGTAGATTTATCATTAGAATTCTGTGGGGTAAAGTATCCGAATCCATTCGTTCTAGCAGCAGCACCAACAACAGACCACGCAGATATGGTAGCACGTGCATTTGAAGCAGGCTGGGGTGGGGCAGTACTAAAGACAACATCTGTAGAAAGTGAAGAAATTAATTTAGCGTACCCAATGATGGCGGGAACTGATTTTGAAAAGCGTAAGTTGATGGCGTTGCAAAATATTGATTTAATCTCGATTTACCATGTAGATGTTATCGAGAAAAGTGTGAAACAATTAAAGAAGGAATTCCCAGACCGCGTAGTCGTAGCTAGTATCATGGGACAGAAGAAGGAAGACTGGCAGGAGCTAGTGCGCCGTCTAGAAATTGCTGGGGCTGACATGATTGAATGTAGCTTTTCTTGTCCTCACGGGATGCCGGAAAAGGGTATGGGAAGTACAATCGGACAGAGTCCGGAGCTTACAGAGCGTACAGCCCGTTGGATCAAAGAAGCAGCGAAGAAGATTCCAGTGGTTATTAAACTCACTCCACAAATTGCAGATATTTCAGCATCGGCAGCAGCCGTTAAGGCTTCAGGAGCTGATGGGGTATCCGCTATTAACACAGTAAAAGGGATTATCGGTGTCGATATCGATAACTTCATTCCATATCCGAACGTAAACGGAAAGTCTTCGATTGGAGGGATTTCGGGAGCGGCAATAAAGCCCGTAGCTCTGCGTTGTGTAGCAGAAATTGCGAAAAAGGTCGATATCCCAATTACAGCCACAGGTGGTATTACGACATGGCAGGACGCAGTAGAATTTCTACTAATGGGTGCGAGAAACCTGCAATTATGTACTGTGGTTATGCAAAAAGGCTTTGGTGTAATTGATGAACTAGTGGATGGATTAACGGGTTATATGAAACGTCATGGTTTTCAATCGGTTGAAGAAATTGTCGGTAAAGCATTACCGAATTTAGTCGAGCATTCGCAACTTCCACGTCATCATAAAGCACTGGCTACTGTGAACCATGAAATTTGTATCAAATGTGGGCGCTGTACAATTGCCTGCTATGATGGTGGACACCAAGCAATTACTCGAGATGCAGATAAGCGCCCGATTGTTGATGAGCAGCGTTGCGTTGGGTGCGGTTTTTGTACAACGATTTGCCCAGTACCAAACTGCTTAACGATGAAGTTTCTTTAG
- a CDS encoding uracil-xanthine permease family protein, protein MGEKLNEEKLNTSPYELDGKPPLKEAIPLGIQHVLAMFVGNVTVPIIVAGAIGLTVEDRAFLIQCAMLIAGVATLLQVYRIGPVGARLPIVMGTSFGFVPIAISVGNTYGLSAVFGAALIGGLFEMVLGSFLKPLRKLFPPVVTGTVLLTIGLYLIPTGMNYVAGGVGKPDFGSFSNLFLAGLVFVTILIFNQYTKGMFKVASILIGMVVGYIVAIPMGKVNFDAVVNAPWFSIPMPLEYGITFVWPAIFAMCLMYVVTAIETVGDISGITVGGAKREATDEELRGGIMADGLGSVLAALFNAFPNTSFSQNVGIVSLTGIMSRFVVLIGAVFLILAGLFPKLGAIIAVMPTSVLGGAAIIMFAMIMTSGIAMVSRDLSQRNLLILACSLGIGLGVGNVPGVLGAFSETTKLILGGSGGMVIAAFLAVILNVVLPKGTADSKPICVSEETKIEA, encoded by the coding sequence ATGGGAGAAAAGTTGAATGAAGAAAAGTTAAACACATCGCCATATGAATTAGATGGTAAGCCGCCTTTAAAGGAAGCAATTCCACTAGGAATTCAGCACGTGTTGGCGATGTTTGTAGGAAACGTAACGGTTCCTATTATTGTTGCAGGAGCCATTGGTTTAACGGTGGAAGATCGCGCGTTCTTGATACAGTGCGCCATGTTAATTGCAGGGGTCGCTACATTATTACAGGTTTATCGTATTGGACCAGTGGGAGCTAGACTACCAATCGTAATGGGAACTAGTTTTGGTTTTGTACCAATTGCAATTTCTGTTGGGAATACGTATGGGTTATCGGCCGTTTTTGGAGCTGCACTTATAGGTGGATTATTTGAAATGGTACTAGGGTCGTTCTTAAAACCATTACGTAAGCTATTCCCTCCTGTTGTAACAGGTACTGTACTTTTAACTATCGGATTATATTTAATTCCAACAGGTATGAATTATGTAGCTGGTGGAGTTGGTAAGCCAGACTTTGGTTCTTTCTCGAACTTGTTTTTAGCAGGACTTGTTTTTGTAACAATACTCATCTTTAATCAATACACAAAGGGTATGTTTAAAGTTGCTTCCATACTGATTGGTATGGTTGTGGGTTACATCGTTGCAATTCCTATGGGCAAGGTGAACTTTGATGCTGTAGTAAATGCACCTTGGTTCTCTATACCAATGCCTTTAGAATATGGCATTACATTTGTATGGCCTGCGATTTTCGCAATGTGTCTGATGTATGTTGTTACTGCGATTGAGACTGTAGGAGATATTTCGGGGATTACAGTTGGTGGAGCAAAGCGCGAAGCTACGGATGAAGAATTACGTGGCGGAATTATGGCCGATGGTCTTGGTAGTGTTCTTGCAGCGTTATTTAACGCTTTCCCGAATACATCGTTCAGTCAAAACGTAGGGATCGTTTCACTTACTGGAATCATGAGCCGATTCGTAGTGTTAATTGGTGCCGTATTCTTAATCTTAGCAGGTCTTTTCCCTAAGCTTGGTGCTATTATCGCGGTTATGCCGACAAGTGTACTTGGTGGAGCAGCAATCATTATGTTCGCAATGATTATGACATCAGGTATCGCAATGGTAAGTAGAGATTTAAGCCAGAGAAACTTGTTAATTCTTGCTTGCTCATTAGGCATAGGGCTTGGAGTAGGTAATGTTCCGGGAGTACTAGGAGCGTTTTCTGAAACAACGAAACTGATTCTTGGTGGTTCTGGCGGTATGGTAATCGCTGCATTCCTTGCAGTTATATTAAACGTTGTATTACCTAAGGGTACTGCTGATAGCAAACCAATTTGTGTATCAGAAGAGACAAAAATAGAAGCGTAA
- the pdxS gene encoding pyridoxal 5'-phosphate synthase lyase subunit PdxS: protein MVQIGTTTVKRGMAEMQKGGVIMDVVNAEQARIAEAAGAVAVMALERVPSDIRAQGGVARMADPTITEEVMKAVTIPVMAKARIGHIVEARVLEAMGVDYIDESEVLTPADEVYHIDKNKFTVPFVCGARDLGEALRRIGEGASMIRTKGEPGTGNIVEAVRHMRTMQSQIRQVKNMAEDELMAFAKNIGAPFELIQFIFKNGKLPVVNFAAGGVATPADAALMMQLGADGVFVGSGIFKSDNPEKFARAIVEATTHFEDYKLIGELSKNLGTAMKGIDISTLKEEEKMANRGW, encoded by the coding sequence ATGGTACAAATAGGAACAACTACAGTAAAACGCGGTATGGCGGAAATGCAAAAAGGCGGCGTCATCATGGACGTTGTAAACGCTGAGCAAGCAAGAATCGCAGAAGCTGCTGGTGCAGTTGCTGTTATGGCATTAGAGAGAGTACCGTCGGATATCCGTGCACAAGGTGGAGTCGCTAGAATGGCTGACCCTACAATCACGGAAGAAGTTATGAAAGCAGTTACTATCCCAGTTATGGCAAAAGCACGTATTGGCCATATTGTGGAAGCTCGTGTATTAGAAGCTATGGGTGTAGACTACATCGATGAGAGTGAAGTATTAACTCCTGCTGATGAAGTGTATCACATTGATAAGAACAAGTTCACTGTACCTTTCGTATGTGGTGCTCGTGATTTAGGGGAAGCGCTTCGTCGCATTGGTGAAGGCGCATCGATGATCCGTACAAAGGGTGAGCCAGGAACTGGTAATATCGTAGAAGCTGTTCGTCATATGCGTACTATGCAAAGCCAAATCCGCCAAGTGAAGAACATGGCAGAGGACGAGCTTATGGCATTCGCGAAGAACATTGGAGCTCCTTTCGAGTTAATCCAGTTTATTTTCAAAAATGGTAAGTTACCAGTTGTTAACTTTGCTGCTGGTGGTGTAGCAACACCTGCGGATGCTGCTCTTATGATGCAATTAGGAGCTGACGGCGTATTCGTTGGATCTGGAATTTTCAAATCGGACAACCCAGAGAAGTTTGCTCGTGCGATTGTTGAAGCAACGACTCACTTCGAAGACTACAAGTTGATTGGTGAATTATCTAAGAACCTTGGAACTGCCATGAAGGGCATCGATATCTCTACTTTAAAAGAAGAAGAGAAAATGGCGAATCGCGGCTGGTAA
- the serS gene encoding serine--tRNA ligase produces the protein MLDPKLIRANLEDVKKALSKRGEDIKDLDIFIELDQQRRDLLVQVEALKNRRNVVSEDVAVKKKNKEDAEDLILQMREVSQQVKDLDDKVREIDEKLEDVLLGIPNIPHESVPVGETEDDNVVERLVGDIPNFDFEAKAHWDLGTSLGILDFETAGKVTGARFVFYKGLGARLERALFNFMLDLHTMEHGYEEVLPPYIVNRASMTGTGQLPKFEEDAFKIADSDYFLIPTAEVPVTNMHRDEILTNDQLPIKYAAFSACFRREAGSAGRDTRGLIRQHQFNKVELVKFVRPEDSHEELETLVKDAEKVLQLLKLPYRVMRMCTADLGFTAAKKFDIEVWMPSYATYREISSCSNFEDFQARRAKIRFRRDEKGKPEFVHTLNGSGLAIGRTVSALLENYQQADGSVIIPEVLRPYMGGVEKISPKA, from the coding sequence TTGCTTGATCCAAAACTAATTAGAGCTAACTTGGAAGATGTGAAGAAAGCCTTATCGAAACGTGGGGAAGATATTAAGGACTTAGATATATTTATAGAGCTTGATCAACAACGACGTGATTTATTAGTGCAGGTAGAGGCATTGAAGAACCGTCGAAATGTAGTTTCGGAAGATGTAGCTGTTAAGAAGAAGAATAAGGAAGATGCAGAAGATCTGATTTTACAAATGCGGGAAGTATCCCAGCAGGTAAAAGACCTCGATGATAAGGTCCGTGAAATTGACGAGAAGCTAGAGGATGTATTACTTGGCATTCCTAATATACCACACGAGTCAGTACCTGTTGGCGAGACAGAGGATGATAATGTGGTAGAACGTCTTGTCGGAGATATTCCGAACTTCGATTTTGAAGCAAAAGCTCATTGGGACCTTGGGACAAGCCTAGGAATTCTTGATTTCGAAACGGCTGGTAAAGTAACTGGCGCGCGATTTGTTTTTTATAAGGGGTTAGGTGCGCGTTTAGAAAGAGCACTTTTTAACTTTATGTTAGATTTACATACGATGGAGCATGGTTATGAAGAAGTATTACCGCCATACATTGTCAATCGCGCAAGTATGACGGGTACAGGGCAGTTGCCGAAGTTTGAAGAAGATGCTTTTAAAATTGCTGATAGTGACTACTTCTTAATCCCGACGGCAGAAGTACCAGTAACGAACATGCATCGTGATGAGATCCTAACAAATGATCAATTGCCGATTAAGTATGCTGCGTTCAGTGCATGCTTCCGTCGCGAAGCAGGCTCTGCTGGTAGAGATACAAGAGGTCTAATTCGTCAGCACCAGTTTAATAAGGTAGAGCTTGTAAAGTTCGTTCGCCCGGAAGACTCCCATGAAGAACTGGAGACTTTAGTGAAGGACGCAGAGAAGGTTTTACAATTATTGAAGTTACCATATCGTGTGATGCGTATGTGTACGGCGGACTTAGGCTTTACGGCTGCGAAAAAGTTTGATATTGAAGTATGGATGCCTAGCTATGCGACATATCGTGAGATATCCTCTTGTAGTAACTTTGAAGATTTCCAAGCACGACGTGCGAAAATTCGTTTCCGCCGTGACGAGAAGGGTAAGCCGGAATTCGTGCATACATTAAACGGCTCAGGACTGGCTATAGGGCGTACGGTTTCTGCTTTGCTTGAAAATTATCAGCAGGCAGATGGCAGTGTGATTATACCAGAAGTGCTCCGTCCGTATATGGGTGGGGTAGAAAAAATTAGTCCAAAAGCATAA
- a CDS encoding molybdopterin-dependent oxidoreductase: MLNISLQVNGVLIQREVDEKMTLLQFLRDNLGLLGAKNGCAKGHCGTCTIIIDGEAKRACLVRMGKVKDGSVIETIEGLSEDGELHPIQSAFVTEGAIQCGFCTPGMVLATKALLDKNLEPTDEEIKFALKNNLCRCTGYVTIFQAVRTAANMLQEMKKVNEQADQYNGKEFNQYTESQVMGVSKVRKDVVAKVTGKGIFADDYYAEDMLYGRLLFSTESHADILAIDTKEAESLPGVKLILTGKDIPGRNSFGLIVPQQPVLAEKRIRYLGEAVAAVFAETQEKADEAVKRIRVQYQPLPAVFSAVEGMEETAVKVHDAGNIVDHVKVRKGNLEKGFAKADIIIEGNYYTPAIEHAYLEPEACLVKPLFDGSIEIWTGNQGSIPFQDMIAKSLDMPLEKVRVIYTPCGGAFGGKEEPTVQIHAALAAIKTGLPVKMTMTREDSIRMSTKRHAVHIYMKHGVTKDGKLVAFESKAICDAGAYMSLTKPVVFRAAVVASGPYQIPNVKADSYGIYTNNNPAGAFRGFGSTQVSFAAEIQMDKLATALSMNPVEFRRLNGLDVGKETITGQVLRDGVGYLETLNVIDEAVKSKWTQWLNASKEKINSNTGTKKIGIGFASSYKNVGLGTGKPDFADAALELQENGRLLLKIGATDIGQGSDTVMAQIAAAVLHIDYELIDVISCDTALCPDGGMTTASRQTYVTGNAVKLAAEEWKQALNQLANRCSQRTDACMQFQGMAVEKQQSTLKTIYQCAKSKGTKLEVLTRYNPPTTYPLRASADHEAGVTVEEFDIHYAYCFGTHAALVEVDEDTGEVKVLSIFAAQDVGKAIHPQNVKGQIEGSVAMGVGYALSEEYIIQDNTIVTDTLAKLKIPKTLDIPEIETFIVEVDQPDGPLGAKGMGEIPINPVAPAIANAIYDAVGVRIHSLPIKAKVLKELIEQKA, from the coding sequence ATGCTAAACATTTCATTACAGGTTAATGGGGTTTTGATACAACGTGAAGTAGACGAAAAAATGACATTGCTACAATTTTTACGCGACAACTTAGGCTTATTAGGTGCTAAGAATGGCTGCGCAAAGGGGCACTGTGGTACTTGTACGATTATTATAGATGGGGAAGCCAAGCGAGCCTGTTTAGTTCGTATGGGGAAAGTCAAGGACGGTTCCGTCATTGAAACCATCGAAGGACTTTCGGAAGACGGAGAGCTACATCCGATTCAATCGGCGTTTGTGACAGAAGGTGCGATTCAATGTGGCTTTTGCACGCCGGGAATGGTGTTAGCGACAAAGGCATTACTGGATAAGAACTTGGAGCCAACAGATGAAGAAATCAAGTTTGCACTAAAGAATAATCTTTGCCGCTGTACGGGCTATGTAACGATATTTCAGGCGGTTAGAACAGCAGCAAACATGCTACAGGAAATGAAAAAAGTAAACGAACAGGCAGATCAATATAACGGGAAGGAATTCAATCAATATACCGAATCTCAAGTAATGGGTGTGTCCAAGGTCCGTAAGGATGTTGTCGCAAAGGTGACTGGAAAAGGGATTTTTGCAGACGACTATTATGCAGAAGATATGCTATACGGTAGGCTACTATTTAGCACAGAATCCCATGCAGATATTCTAGCAATTGATACGAAGGAAGCAGAGTCACTACCAGGCGTAAAGCTCATTCTCACGGGCAAGGACATTCCTGGTCGTAATAGCTTTGGATTAATCGTTCCTCAGCAGCCGGTATTAGCAGAAAAGCGGATTCGATATTTAGGAGAAGCAGTGGCGGCAGTCTTTGCTGAGACGCAGGAAAAAGCCGATGAGGCTGTGAAACGCATTCGTGTTCAATATCAGCCATTACCTGCAGTTTTTTCAGCGGTAGAAGGCATGGAAGAAACGGCAGTGAAGGTCCATGACGCAGGAAATATCGTGGATCATGTAAAAGTGCGTAAAGGAAATTTAGAAAAAGGCTTTGCCAAAGCTGATATTATTATTGAAGGAAACTATTATACACCGGCTATCGAGCATGCGTATCTCGAGCCAGAAGCATGTTTAGTGAAACCTTTATTTGACGGATCTATAGAAATCTGGACAGGAAATCAGGGGTCAATACCTTTTCAGGATATGATTGCAAAAAGCTTAGATATGCCGTTAGAAAAAGTTAGAGTGATATATACCCCTTGTGGTGGCGCATTCGGTGGGAAGGAAGAACCTACGGTACAGATTCATGCCGCACTGGCAGCGATAAAGACAGGACTCCCAGTGAAAATGACGATGACGAGAGAAGATTCGATTCGCATGTCGACGAAAAGACATGCAGTTCACATATATATGAAACACGGTGTAACGAAAGACGGTAAGCTTGTAGCATTCGAATCAAAAGCGATATGCGATGCGGGGGCGTATATGTCTTTAACAAAACCTGTAGTATTCCGAGCAGCCGTTGTTGCCTCAGGTCCATATCAAATACCGAATGTAAAAGCAGATTCTTATGGTATCTATACCAATAATAATCCCGCCGGGGCATTTCGAGGATTTGGTAGCACCCAAGTAAGCTTTGCAGCGGAGATACAAATGGATAAATTGGCGACAGCATTATCGATGAATCCAGTTGAATTCCGTCGCTTAAATGGTCTTGATGTAGGTAAAGAAACGATTACAGGCCAAGTATTACGTGATGGTGTCGGATACTTAGAGACACTGAATGTAATTGATGAAGCAGTTAAGAGCAAATGGACACAATGGCTCAATGCATCTAAGGAGAAAATAAATAGTAACACAGGTACGAAGAAAATTGGCATAGGCTTTGCCAGCTCATATAAAAACGTAGGGTTAGGAACTGGAAAACCAGATTTTGCCGACGCGGCGTTAGAGCTACAAGAGAACGGTCGTTTACTCCTAAAAATCGGGGCAACCGATATTGGCCAAGGATCAGATACAGTTATGGCGCAGATTGCAGCGGCAGTTCTGCATATTGATTACGAGCTCATCGACGTTATTTCTTGTGATACTGCTTTATGTCCTGATGGTGGGATGACTACAGCTTCTCGTCAAACCTATGTGACTGGAAATGCAGTCAAGCTAGCAGCGGAAGAATGGAAACAAGCTTTAAATCAATTAGCGAATCGTTGTAGTCAACGGACAGATGCCTGTATGCAGTTTCAGGGTATGGCAGTAGAGAAACAGCAGTCAACGTTAAAGACAATCTACCAATGTGCTAAATCAAAAGGTACGAAACTAGAAGTCCTTACTAGATACAATCCACCAACAACATATCCATTACGTGCCAGTGCAGACCATGAGGCTGGCGTTACCGTTGAGGAGTTCGATATCCATTACGCGTATTGTTTTGGGACCCATGCTGCATTAGTAGAGGTTGATGAGGATACTGGGGAAGTGAAAGTTCTATCGATTTTTGCCGCCCAGGATGTAGGGAAAGCAATTCATCCGCAGAACGTAAAGGGGCAGATTGAAGGTTCAGTAGCGATGGGTGTCGGGTATGCATTATCGGAAGAATATATCATTCAGGACAATACAATTGTTACAGATACTCTAGCAAAGTTAAAGATTCCTAAAACGTTGGATATACCAGAAATAGAAACATTTATTGTGGAAGTAGATCAGCCAGATGGACCTTTGGGAGCAAAGGGGATGGGCGAGATTCCGATTAACCCAGTAGCACCGGCAATTGCTAACGCAATATATGATGCAGTTGGTGTTCGTATTCACTCCTTACCAATTAAAGCTAAGGTATTAAAGGAATTGATAGAGCAGAAAGCATAG
- the pdxT gene encoding pyridoxal 5'-phosphate synthase glutaminase subunit PdxT, protein MKTIGVLALQGAVREHMNMIEKAGAKAVAVKKLEQLEEIDGLILPGGESTTIGKLMKKYGFDEGIRKFAEAKPVMGTCAGMIVLAKEIVGQEEAHLGLLDISVERNAFGRQVDSFEQKLNIPGVGEDYCSVFIRAPLVAEVKSDNVQILAQHDQRTVIVRQGNILGMSFHPELTDDERVHRYFIEMVEGKH, encoded by the coding sequence ATGAAGACAATCGGTGTATTAGCTCTACAAGGAGCTGTACGCGAGCATATGAATATGATCGAAAAGGCTGGCGCTAAAGCTGTAGCAGTTAAGAAACTAGAGCAGCTGGAAGAGATAGACGGCCTGATATTACCTGGTGGGGAATCTACGACCATCGGTAAACTCATGAAAAAGTATGGGTTCGATGAGGGGATTCGTAAATTTGCTGAAGCAAAGCCAGTCATGGGTACTTGTGCAGGAATGATTGTCTTAGCAAAGGAAATTGTAGGACAAGAAGAAGCGCATTTAGGGTTATTAGATATATCGGTGGAGCGTAATGCCTTTGGTCGCCAAGTCGACAGCTTTGAACAAAAGCTGAATATTCCTGGTGTTGGGGAAGACTATTGTTCCGTTTTTATTCGCGCACCATTGGTTGCCGAAGTAAAAAGTGACAATGTTCAAATCTTAGCCCAGCATGACCAACGGACAGTGATTGTTCGTCAAGGGAACATTTTGGGGATGTCGTTTCACCCAGAGCTTACAGATGACGAGCGTGTCCATCGCTATTTTATAGAGATGGTAGAAGGTAAGCATTAA